A region from the Desmospora profundinema genome encodes:
- a CDS encoding amidohydrolase — translation MIFIQHAEIRTIANGTLQHASILLQDGKIKEIGSDLEPLAGAQVINGAGKVVTPGLIDVHTHLGIFEEAVGPAGVDVNELTNPATPHLRALDAINPHEQGFIDAVQAGVTTVQVMPGSGNVIGGEMVVLKTHGSVVDEMVLLSPSGLKIAFGENPKRVYGGKDKLPSTRMGIAAVLRENLVKAQNYRNKWEKAPADPEKLPERDLKMEILVKVLKREIPVRAHAHRADDIATALRIAEEFQFELTIEHCTEGHKIPQWISSKGVRVAVGPTMSNRSKIELGDKGWHTLTALADYDVPFSITTDHPVVPIETLITAAAYAVADGLDEELAWEAITLNAAKHLQVEDRVGSLEAGKDADVVIWNGDPLDFRTKVETTIIDGKVVYQR, via the coding sequence ATGATTTTCATTCAACATGCGGAAATTCGCACGATTGCCAACGGTACCTTGCAACACGCCTCCATCCTGCTCCAGGATGGAAAAATCAAAGAGATCGGTTCCGATCTAGAGCCACTGGCCGGAGCGCAAGTGATCAACGGTGCCGGGAAGGTAGTGACACCGGGGCTGATCGATGTCCATACTCATTTGGGGATATTTGAGGAAGCGGTCGGTCCCGCCGGGGTGGATGTCAACGAGCTGACCAACCCGGCCACGCCGCATTTACGGGCTTTGGATGCCATCAATCCCCATGAGCAGGGCTTTATCGATGCGGTTCAAGCCGGGGTGACCACGGTACAGGTGATGCCCGGTAGCGGTAACGTGATCGGCGGCGAGATGGTGGTGCTGAAAACCCATGGGTCCGTCGTCGATGAGATGGTCCTGTTAAGCCCTTCGGGATTGAAAATCGCATTCGGAGAAAATCCCAAACGCGTCTATGGCGGAAAGGATAAGCTGCCGTCCACCCGCATGGGAATCGCCGCGGTGTTGCGGGAGAATCTCGTCAAGGCACAAAACTATCGGAATAAGTGGGAAAAGGCTCCGGCGGATCCCGAAAAGCTGCCGGAACGGGATCTGAAGATGGAGATCCTGGTGAAGGTGTTAAAACGGGAGATTCCCGTCCGGGCCCATGCCCATCGGGCCGATGACATTGCAACGGCCTTGCGGATCGCCGAAGAGTTTCAGTTTGAACTGACGATTGAACATTGTACGGAAGGTCACAAGATTCCCCAGTGGATCTCAAGCAAAGGCGTACGGGTGGCCGTGGGGCCGACGATGTCCAATCGCTCTAAAATCGAGCTGGGTGATAAAGGCTGGCATACCCTGACGGCGCTGGCGGATTACGATGTTCCGTTTTCCATTACGACCGACCATCCAGTTGTTCCCATCGAAACATTGATCACCGCCGCTGCCTATGCGGTGGCCGACGGCTTGGATGAGGAGCTGGCCTGGGAAGCCATCACCCTGAATGCCGCCAAGCATTTGCAGGTGGAAGATCGGGTCGGCTCCCTGGAAGCGGGCAAAGATGCCGATGTCGTTATCTGGAACGGGGATCCGCTCGATTTCCGGACAAAGGTGGAAACGACGATCATCGACGGGAAGGTCGTCTATCAGCGGTAG
- a CDS encoding ATP-dependent Clp protease ATP-binding subunit translates to MRCEQCQQQPATVELRLRINHQTQRMRLCRDCHQQMKNQIPFPAGMSGPTWNDWFGSMMGPQMGGFQMPDSQEPSQGQPATGGRRGGGLLEQLGKNLSHAAQADQIDPVIGRDKEVARVIETLNRRNKNNPVLIGEPGVGKTAIAEGLALKIAQGDVPRKLKGKEVHLLDVSSLVANTGIRGQFEERMKQLIAELQERKEVILFIDEIHQLVGAGSAEGSSDAGNILKPALARGELQVIGATTLKEYRRIEKDAALERRFQPILVKEPAMEEAVQILEGLRKNYEEYHRVRYTDEALRACVTLSHRYIQDRHLPDKAIDLLDEAGSKVNLLHETGDKDDLQERLEQIQAEKEEATRLEDYERAARLRDEERELEQKLAQADQASASEAVVDVETIQRLVEEKTGIPVRQLQQDERENMKHLADRLNTQVIGQKEAVHQVARAIRRNRAGLRKSSRPIGSFLFVGPTGVGKTELAKTLARELFGTEEAMIRLDMSEYMEKHSISKLIGSPPGYVGHEEAGQLTEKVRRQPYSIVLLDEIEKAHPDVQHLFLQIMEDGRLTDSQGRTVSFKDTVLILTSNAGVDTKVKAAIGFGSDPTENRTPDLLESLSDYFRPEFLNRFDGIIPFRSLDRNDLVAIVDLMLADVHEAAQEQGLTLTVTTAAKAKLADLGHHPAFGARPLRRVIEEKVEDGIADLLLEEETVSAIEVDVEEDEIVVKQAKKNNPPPE, encoded by the coding sequence ATGCGTTGTGAACAATGCCAACAACAACCGGCCACCGTAGAGCTGCGTCTGCGCATCAACCATCAGACGCAGCGCATGCGTCTGTGCCGGGACTGCCATCAACAGATGAAAAACCAGATCCCATTCCCCGCTGGAATGAGCGGTCCCACGTGGAATGATTGGTTCGGTTCGATGATGGGTCCGCAGATGGGGGGGTTCCAAATGCCTGATTCTCAAGAGCCCTCGCAGGGGCAGCCGGCCACCGGCGGCCGACGCGGCGGCGGACTGCTGGAGCAGTTGGGCAAAAACTTGTCCCATGCCGCCCAAGCGGACCAAATCGACCCGGTGATCGGCCGGGACAAAGAAGTGGCCCGGGTAATCGAAACCCTAAACCGGCGCAACAAAAACAACCCCGTCCTGATCGGGGAACCCGGTGTCGGGAAAACCGCCATCGCTGAGGGATTAGCGCTGAAGATCGCCCAAGGAGACGTGCCCCGTAAACTGAAAGGAAAAGAAGTCCACCTGCTGGACGTCTCCTCTCTGGTGGCCAATACCGGAATCCGGGGTCAATTCGAGGAACGGATGAAACAGCTGATCGCCGAATTGCAGGAACGAAAAGAGGTGATCCTGTTCATCGATGAAATCCATCAACTGGTGGGGGCCGGTTCCGCCGAGGGTTCTTCTGACGCCGGCAACATCCTGAAACCGGCCCTGGCCCGCGGTGAACTCCAAGTGATCGGGGCCACCACGCTGAAGGAATACCGCCGTATCGAAAAAGACGCGGCTCTGGAACGCCGATTCCAGCCGATCCTGGTAAAAGAACCCGCCATGGAGGAAGCTGTTCAGATCCTGGAAGGGCTGCGCAAAAACTACGAAGAATACCACCGTGTCCGCTACACGGACGAGGCTCTGCGCGCCTGCGTCACCCTGTCCCACCGCTACATCCAGGATCGTCACCTGCCGGACAAGGCGATCGACCTGCTGGATGAAGCAGGGTCCAAAGTGAACCTGCTCCACGAGACGGGAGACAAGGACGACCTGCAAGAACGTCTGGAGCAGATCCAGGCGGAAAAAGAGGAGGCCACCCGTCTGGAGGACTACGAACGGGCCGCCCGCTTGCGGGACGAAGAGCGGGAGCTGGAACAAAAACTGGCCCAAGCCGATCAAGCATCCGCCTCTGAAGCGGTGGTGGATGTGGAGACCATCCAACGGCTGGTGGAAGAGAAAACCGGTATCCCCGTGCGGCAGCTGCAACAGGATGAGCGTGAAAATATGAAACACCTGGCCGACCGTTTGAACACCCAAGTGATCGGGCAGAAAGAGGCCGTGCACCAAGTGGCCCGCGCCATCCGCCGCAACCGCGCCGGTCTGCGCAAAAGCAGTCGGCCCATCGGATCCTTCCTCTTCGTCGGCCCCACCGGGGTTGGGAAAACCGAATTGGCCAAAACCCTGGCCCGGGAGCTCTTCGGCACGGAGGAGGCCATGATTCGCCTCGACATGAGTGAATATATGGAGAAACACTCCATCTCCAAACTAATTGGCTCCCCGCCGGGATACGTCGGCCATGAGGAAGCGGGCCAACTGACGGAAAAAGTGCGCCGCCAGCCTTACAGCATCGTGCTGCTGGATGAGATTGAAAAAGCGCACCCGGATGTGCAGCACCTCTTCCTGCAGATTATGGAGGATGGTCGTCTCACCGACAGCCAAGGGCGCACCGTCAGCTTCAAGGACACCGTCCTTATCCTGACCAGCAACGCCGGTGTCGACACGAAAGTCAAAGCCGCCATCGGATTTGGAAGCGATCCGACGGAAAACCGGACCCCGGACCTGCTGGAGTCCCTCTCCGACTATTTCCGTCCCGAATTCCTCAACCGTTTTGACGGAATCATTCCGTTCCGTTCCCTGGACCGGAACGACCTGGTGGCCATCGTCGACCTGATGCTGGCGGACGTCCATGAAGCCGCTCAAGAACAAGGCCTCACCCTCACCGTCACCACGGCGGCCAAAGCCAAACTGGCCGACCTCGGCCATCACCCCGCTTTTGGTGCCCGTCCGCTGCGCCGGGTGATCGAGGAGAAAGTGGAAGACGGCATCGCCGACCTTCTGTTGGAAGAAGAGACCGTGTCAGCGATTGAAGTGGACGTAGAAGAAGACGAGATTGTCGTAAAACAGGCGAAGAAAAATAACCCCCCACCGGAATAA
- a CDS encoding carbon starvation CstA family protein has product MSEPVLLTLGALALFFLGYRFYSKYLAERVYRLDPDFRTPAHEFRDGVDHLPTNKFVLWGHHFSSVAGAAPIVGPAIAVIWGWGPALLWVVLGTIFFAGMHDLGTLWASVRNKGKSVGVITNTVIGARAKGLFLLIIFFLLLMVNAVFAVVIANLFTNFPSSVIPYWLQIPVAMTIGYLVYKRGMGLLGPSLVGLFLLFVFIFIGASNPVAMPETVLGIPSAGFWVIVMLLYGAIASRLPVWLLLQPRDYINSHMLFLGLGVMYLGLLFTQPEFNAPFFNSAVPEGTPPLIPLLFVTIACGAISGFHGLVSSGTSSKQLNKETDARFVGYFGAMGEGLLALIAIMATAAGFATIDNWSQHYGSWATASAGGVGAFVTGAGNFIASLGIPPEVGTTFISIMIVAFAATTLDTSMRLQRFILGEIGEQYKVAPLKNINVATVVAFLSCVALAFLADPSNPGQGGMKLWPLFGTTNQLTAGLSLIVITLMLWKWGRNYLVSLIPLVFVVVMTTWSMVHNIMGYISQGNTLLTIVGILILSLNVWLILEGILAWRRGRDEPLHPGTSA; this is encoded by the coding sequence ATGTCAGAACCAGTGTTACTGACACTCGGTGCATTGGCGTTGTTCTTTTTGGGATATCGTTTTTATTCGAAATATTTAGCCGAACGCGTCTATCGACTGGATCCGGACTTCCGGACACCCGCCCACGAATTTCGGGACGGGGTAGACCATTTGCCGACCAACAAATTTGTCTTGTGGGGACATCACTTCAGTTCGGTCGCCGGGGCGGCTCCGATCGTGGGTCCGGCCATCGCCGTCATCTGGGGATGGGGGCCGGCGCTGTTGTGGGTGGTGTTGGGTACGATCTTTTTTGCAGGGATGCATGACTTGGGGACGCTGTGGGCATCCGTGCGCAACAAGGGGAAATCCGTCGGTGTCATCACCAATACGGTGATCGGGGCACGGGCGAAAGGACTGTTCCTGCTTATCATTTTCTTCCTTTTATTAATGGTCAACGCCGTGTTTGCGGTGGTGATCGCCAACCTGTTTACCAACTTCCCCAGCAGTGTCATCCCGTACTGGCTCCAGATTCCCGTTGCCATGACGATCGGGTACTTGGTCTACAAGCGGGGGATGGGATTGTTGGGACCGTCCCTGGTGGGGCTGTTCCTGTTGTTTGTCTTTATTTTCATCGGGGCGTCCAATCCGGTCGCCATGCCGGAAACGGTTTTGGGAATTCCTTCTGCCGGCTTCTGGGTGATCGTGATGCTTCTGTACGGGGCGATCGCTTCCCGTCTGCCGGTGTGGCTGTTGCTGCAACCGCGGGACTACATCAACTCCCATATGCTGTTCCTGGGATTGGGTGTGATGTATCTCGGCTTGTTGTTCACTCAGCCGGAGTTTAACGCTCCCTTCTTCAACAGCGCGGTGCCGGAAGGAACCCCGCCGTTGATTCCGCTCTTGTTTGTAACGATTGCGTGCGGGGCGATCTCCGGCTTTCACGGTTTGGTAAGCTCCGGGACTTCCTCCAAACAGTTGAATAAAGAGACCGATGCCCGCTTTGTCGGCTACTTCGGGGCCATGGGTGAAGGGCTGTTGGCCTTGATCGCCATCATGGCGACGGCTGCCGGTTTCGCCACCATCGACAACTGGAGCCAGCATTACGGGTCATGGGCCACCGCCAGTGCAGGCGGGGTGGGCGCCTTTGTCACCGGTGCCGGCAATTTTATCGCCAGTCTGGGAATTCCGCCGGAAGTGGGTACCACCTTTATCTCCATTATGATCGTCGCCTTCGCCGCCACCACGCTGGACACTTCGATGCGCTTGCAGCGCTTTATCCTGGGTGAAATCGGGGAGCAGTACAAAGTGGCTCCGTTGAAAAACATCAACGTCGCCACCGTTGTCGCCTTCCTCAGCTGTGTGGCACTGGCCTTCCTGGCCGACCCGTCCAACCCGGGGCAAGGGGGCATGAAACTGTGGCCGCTGTTTGGAACGACCAACCAGCTGACTGCGGGCCTCTCTCTGATCGTGATTACCCTGATGCTGTGGAAATGGGGACGCAACTACCTCGTCTCCCTCATCCCGTTGGTGTTCGTCGTGGTCATGACCACCTGGAGCATGGTCCACAACATTATGGGATATATTTCACAAGGAAACACGTTGCTCACCATCGTGGGGATTCTGATCTTGTCCCTCAACGTATGGCTGATTCTGGAGGGGATCCTGGCCTGGCGGCGCGGACGGGATGAGCCGCTTCACCCGGGAACCTCCGCTTGA
- a CDS encoding cory-CC-star protein: MERTADRAREIWEQFKHFYEEMYFAPYRRTMLKEIQNEEDVFKLLAFSEMLGLPNPVSYYTMELTPFMLEEFHEWHQRMGMEKSPLDGFKCC, from the coding sequence ATGGAACGGACTGCGGACCGGGCCCGTGAGATCTGGGAACAGTTTAAGCACTTTTACGAGGAGATGTATTTCGCCCCGTACCGCCGCACCATGCTCAAAGAAATCCAAAACGAAGAAGATGTCTTTAAGCTCTTGGCCTTTTCGGAAATGCTGGGTTTGCCCAATCCGGTCTCCTATTACACGATGGAGCTGACACCGTTTATGCTGGAAGAATTCCACGAGTGGCATCAACGCATGGGGATGGAAAAATCCCCGTTGGACGGGTTTAAATGTTGCTGA
- a CDS encoding ArsA family ATPase, with amino-acid sequence MLLTIWSKQRGGRPSKRSGKETIAFFGGKGGVGKTTCSAAYASALAKRGLKTLLVSTDPAHSVGDLLEVEAGAEAVQVTDHFWVREIDPAEASRRYMDEVKENLRGLAAPGLWQEVERQMDFAAASPGADEAALFDDMVSTILSAESEYDRIVFDTAPTGHTLRLLSLPELMGVWVEGMLARRAKTRELHRMWHNVAGVGEAEEPKDQVYELLERRKNRFAAARQRLLDPGVTSFYFVLNPERLSILESAKAMTLLEKYGVATGGIVVNRVLPEEADGAFLAKRRQQEARYLAEIDERFADRPRLHVPMEPEDIRGLDGLTKIAERMERGGFGSL; translated from the coding sequence ATGTTGCTGACGATCTGGAGTAAACAAAGAGGCGGACGGCCGTCAAAGCGTTCCGGTAAGGAGACGATCGCATTTTTTGGAGGCAAAGGAGGCGTGGGCAAGACCACTTGCTCCGCCGCTTATGCCTCGGCCTTGGCGAAGCGGGGCTTGAAAACCTTGTTGGTCTCCACTGATCCCGCCCATTCGGTGGGAGATCTCCTGGAAGTGGAAGCCGGGGCTGAGGCGGTCCAGGTGACGGATCATTTTTGGGTACGGGAGATCGATCCCGCTGAAGCCTCCCGCCGCTATATGGATGAAGTAAAAGAAAACCTGCGGGGGCTGGCGGCTCCGGGACTGTGGCAAGAAGTAGAACGGCAGATGGACTTTGCCGCCGCCTCTCCCGGCGCCGACGAAGCCGCTCTGTTTGACGACATGGTGTCCACTATCTTGTCGGCGGAATCGGAATACGACCGGATTGTTTTTGATACGGCTCCCACCGGTCACACCCTGCGTCTGTTGTCCCTCCCGGAACTGATGGGGGTATGGGTGGAAGGAATGCTGGCCCGCCGAGCCAAAACCCGGGAGCTGCACCGCATGTGGCACAACGTGGCCGGGGTGGGTGAAGCGGAAGAGCCGAAAGATCAGGTGTATGAACTATTGGAACGGCGCAAGAACCGTTTTGCCGCTGCCCGACAGCGGCTGCTCGATCCCGGGGTGACCTCCTTTTACTTCGTGCTCAACCCGGAACGCCTCTCCATCCTGGAGTCGGCCAAGGCGATGACCTTGCTGGAGAAGTATGGTGTCGCCACAGGAGGAATCGTCGTCAACCGGGTGCTGCCGGAAGAGGCGGATGGGGCGTTTCTGGCCAAACGAAGGCAGCAGGAAGCTCGTTACCTGGCAGAGATCGACGAACGGTTCGCCGACCGTCCGCGATTGCATGTCCCTATGGAGCCGGAGGATATCCGCGGACTGGACGGTTTGACCAAAATCGCCGAGCGGATGGAGCGCGGGGGGTTCGGTTCGTTGTGA
- a CDS encoding sensor histidine kinase, which produces MGKWWKLRLQTRTILMVAGLMLLIVGLMGGSFYSLMVETVEKETGQRALNLAETLAGDPELIGAFGHSQPWSKIQPMAERIRKQSGAQFVVVGNHQGIRYAHPIPERIGRQMVGGDNDRALVQGESYVSKATGSLGPSLRGKAPVFNEEGEVIGIVSVGFLMEEIADMTQSYLIKMLHFFLLALAIGVVGAIWLARSIKHATLGLEPEEISSLYKERSAVIEAVREGIVVVDRQGRVTMVNQAASRMLGLPAEQAEQGRDVRELLPHTRLPDVVQSGERELDRHLYLNGREIIVNRYPIRSPEGSRVVGAVASFRLKSELDELNDQLSQVSRYTEALRSQTHEFHNTLYTISGLIQLGSYREALEMIHQETVENQDRIQRIVKGIPDPRLGGILLGFINRARELKVDFTLDQDSRLRPLPEDFDRQGLVHILGNLITNAFEAVEQQPEGERRVRLYIGDAGGEVLLEVEDSGPGVKDRIADRIWERGFSTKRGEKRGLGLPKVKETAVEMGGYIALEHGELGGALFVVALPRVRGCKPSEGGMAHG; this is translated from the coding sequence ATGGGGAAATGGTGGAAGCTTCGCCTGCAGACGCGAACGATTCTGATGGTGGCTGGATTGATGCTCTTGATCGTGGGATTGATGGGGGGATCGTTTTATTCGCTGATGGTGGAGACGGTTGAAAAAGAAACTGGTCAGCGGGCGCTCAACCTGGCGGAAACCTTAGCCGGTGATCCGGAGTTGATCGGAGCGTTTGGGCATTCGCAGCCATGGTCGAAAATTCAGCCGATGGCTGAACGAATCCGGAAGCAGTCCGGAGCCCAGTTTGTCGTGGTGGGCAACCACCAGGGAATCCGTTACGCTCATCCCATTCCGGAACGCATCGGCCGGCAGATGGTGGGAGGGGACAATGACCGCGCCCTGGTGCAGGGGGAATCTTATGTCTCCAAGGCGACGGGCAGCTTGGGACCCTCCCTCCGGGGGAAAGCGCCGGTTTTTAATGAGGAGGGAGAGGTGATCGGCATTGTTTCCGTCGGGTTTCTGATGGAGGAAATCGCCGACATGACTCAATCCTATCTGATCAAGATGCTTCATTTTTTTCTGCTGGCTCTGGCGATCGGGGTAGTGGGGGCGATCTGGTTAGCCCGCAGTATCAAGCATGCTACTTTGGGACTGGAACCGGAAGAAATTTCTTCCCTGTACAAAGAGCGAAGCGCCGTAATCGAGGCGGTGCGGGAAGGGATCGTGGTGGTGGACAGACAGGGGAGAGTGACGATGGTCAACCAGGCGGCTTCCCGGATGCTGGGCTTGCCTGCGGAGCAGGCGGAACAGGGACGGGATGTTCGGGAGTTGCTTCCCCATACCCGGCTGCCGGATGTGGTGCAGAGCGGGGAGAGGGAGCTGGATCGCCACCTTTACCTGAACGGGCGAGAAATTATCGTCAATCGTTACCCCATCCGTTCCCCGGAGGGAAGCCGGGTCGTGGGAGCGGTGGCCAGTTTCCGGTTGAAGTCCGAGTTGGATGAGTTAAATGACCAACTCTCCCAGGTTTCCCGCTATACAGAGGCGCTCCGGTCCCAGACCCATGAGTTCCACAACACCCTCTATACCATCTCCGGCCTGATCCAATTGGGTTCGTACCGGGAAGCGCTGGAGATGATTCACCAGGAAACGGTGGAGAACCAGGACCGGATCCAACGGATTGTCAAAGGAATTCCCGACCCCCGGTTGGGGGGGATTTTGCTCGGCTTCATCAACCGGGCGCGGGAACTAAAAGTGGATTTCACCCTGGATCAGGACAGCCGTTTGCGGCCGCTTCCAGAGGATTTTGACAGGCAAGGGTTGGTCCATATTTTGGGAAACCTGATCACCAATGCCTTTGAGGCTGTGGAACAGCAGCCGGAAGGAGAACGGCGGGTCCGCTTATACATCGGTGATGCCGGGGGGGAAGTGTTGTTGGAAGTGGAGGATTCGGGACCGGGGGTGAAGGATCGAATTGCTGACCGCATCTGGGAACGAGGGTTTTCCACTAAAAGAGGGGAAAAGCGGGGTCTCGGCCTCCCCAAGGTGAAAGAGACTGCAGTGGAGATGGGGGGATATATCGCCCTGGAACACGGCGAGTTGGGCGGAGCATTGTTTGTGGTCGCCCTGCCCCGTGTCCGCGGCTGCAAACCGAGTGAAGGAGGGATGGCTCATGGCTGA
- a CDS encoding response regulator, which produces MADRSNPIEVLIVEDDRRVAEIHRRFTEKVEDFHVAGMAHTGEEAREWLQIFRPDLVLLDIYLPDIKGIDLIWFIREHARKTDIIMITAAGETDLVQEAMRGGVVDYMVKPIVFERFRTSLEQYRAGRERLAKMESMDQDQIDALRNRSGTIRGPKGEPPPVPKGIDPITLEKVIQTLRDDRRGKTAEETGRAIGASRSTARRYLEYLVSMGEASADVSYGAIGRPERRYGMRKG; this is translated from the coding sequence ATGGCTGACCGGAGTAATCCCATCGAAGTGCTGATTGTTGAAGACGATCGGCGGGTGGCAGAGATTCACCGTCGGTTTACGGAAAAAGTGGAAGATTTTCATGTTGCGGGTATGGCTCATACCGGTGAAGAAGCCCGGGAGTGGTTGCAGATCTTCCGGCCTGACTTGGTGTTGCTGGACATTTATTTGCCGGATATAAAGGGAATCGACTTGATCTGGTTCATCCGCGAGCATGCGCGAAAGACGGATATTATCATGATCACGGCGGCAGGAGAGACAGATTTGGTGCAAGAAGCGATGCGTGGCGGTGTCGTGGACTATATGGTAAAGCCAATCGTGTTTGAACGTTTCCGCACTAGTCTGGAACAGTATCGAGCCGGCCGGGAGCGCCTTGCCAAAATGGAGTCCATGGATCAGGATCAGATCGATGCCCTGCGAAATCGGTCCGGAACAATCCGTGGACCAAAGGGAGAACCTCCGCCGGTACCTAAGGGGATCGATCCCATCACCCTGGAAAAAGTGATACAAACCCTCCGCGATGATCGGCGGGGCAAGACAGCGGAAGAAACCGGGCGCGCCATCGGGGCCAGTCGGTCCACCGCCCGCCGTTACCTCGAATACCTCGTTTCCATGGGAGAAGCTTCCGCCGATGTTTCCTACGGTGCCATCGGACGTCCGGAACGCCGCTATGGGATGCGGAAGGGATGA
- a CDS encoding type III polyketide synthase, whose amino-acid sequence MPRILSVGTAVPEYVLDQDEAKQFAGGLFRESFSDIERYLPIFEHAAIRTRRLSRPRTWFEEERSFRERNRAYTEVACRLGEEAIRRCLRPVGLDPCEVDHLIFVSTSGLATPSIDARMVNRLSLQRHVKRTPIWGLGCAGGASGLSRAYEYARAFPDSRVVLLAVELCSLTFRRNDQSKSNLVATSLFGDGAAAVLVTGDEAEVPYKPKGSPRVVDTMSTTWPDSLDVMGWDVADDGLKVVFSRDIPGIVRQEVRPAIQSFLDRSGLGLEQLGRLIAHPGGAKVLAAYEEALELPRESLRHAHAVLGQYGNMSSATVLFVLERELQEDHLPGTAGLLTALGPGFSSELMLLEWD is encoded by the coding sequence ATGCCCCGGATCCTCTCGGTTGGGACCGCTGTTCCCGAATATGTTCTGGATCAGGATGAAGCAAAGCAATTTGCCGGTGGATTGTTCCGGGAATCCTTTTCGGATATCGAAAGATACCTTCCGATCTTTGAGCATGCGGCCATCCGAACGCGCCGCCTGAGCCGCCCGCGGACGTGGTTTGAGGAGGAGCGGAGCTTTCGGGAGAGAAACCGGGCTTATACGGAAGTGGCCTGCCGCTTGGGCGAGGAGGCCATCAGGCGCTGTCTGCGGCCGGTGGGATTGGATCCATGCGAAGTGGATCATCTCATCTTTGTCTCCACATCCGGGCTGGCCACTCCCAGCATTGATGCTCGCATGGTGAACCGCCTTTCCCTCCAGCGTCATGTGAAACGGACGCCGATTTGGGGGTTGGGTTGTGCCGGGGGGGCTTCGGGTTTGTCCCGGGCATACGAATATGCGCGGGCATTTCCCGACAGCCGGGTGGTGCTGTTGGCGGTGGAGTTGTGCAGTCTCACCTTTCGCCGAAATGACCAAAGCAAGAGCAATCTGGTGGCCACGTCGTTGTTTGGAGATGGAGCAGCAGCGGTGTTGGTGACAGGGGATGAAGCGGAGGTGCCGTACAAGCCGAAGGGATCACCGCGCGTGGTGGATACCATGAGCACCACTTGGCCCGATTCATTGGATGTAATGGGATGGGATGTGGCGGATGACGGTCTGAAGGTGGTCTTTTCCCGCGACATTCCCGGTATCGTGCGCCAGGAAGTGCGGCCGGCGATCCAATCGTTCCTGGATCGAAGTGGGTTAGGATTGGAGCAATTGGGGCGCTTGATCGCCCACCCCGGCGGAGCCAAGGTGTTGGCCGCCTATGAAGAGGCCTTGGAACTGCCGCGGGAGTCCCTGCGTCACGCCCATGCCGTATTGGGTCAATACGGAAACATGTCTTCGGCGACGGTTTTATTTGTTTTGGAGCGGGAGCTGCAAGAAGACCATTTACCCGGTACTGCTGGACTTCTGACCGCTCTGGGGCCGGGGTTCAGTTCGGAACTGATGTTACTGGAGTGGGATTGA
- a CDS encoding isoprenylcysteine carboxyl methyltransferase family protein — protein sequence MMTGIWWILVILGLQRGVECWIAHRHSIWAQSQGGVEAGREHYPLLVGVHLLFFAGLALEAGVYGTVPPFWWPLPLALFLLAQALRIWCLSSLGSYWNTRIWVIPGHRPVIRGPYRYLRHPNYAVVVTELLTLPVACGAWITAAVVSVLNLWVLLRVRIPAEEAALTAYTDYRKAMPCRRWLPGHKESTEN from the coding sequence ATGATGACAGGAATCTGGTGGATCCTGGTGATCCTGGGGTTGCAGCGGGGAGTCGAATGCTGGATCGCACATCGTCATTCGATTTGGGCCCAATCTCAGGGAGGCGTGGAGGCGGGACGGGAACATTACCCCCTGCTGGTGGGAGTTCACCTGTTGTTTTTTGCCGGACTGGCGCTGGAGGCGGGGGTGTACGGGACGGTTCCTCCTTTTTGGTGGCCACTGCCGCTGGCGTTATTTCTGTTGGCCCAAGCGCTGCGCATTTGGTGTTTGTCTTCCCTGGGTTCTTACTGGAATACGCGGATCTGGGTCATTCCGGGTCACCGTCCCGTGATCCGGGGGCCTTATCGCTACTTGCGTCATCCCAACTACGCAGTGGTGGTAACCGAATTGTTGACTCTTCCCGTGGCGTGTGGGGCGTGGATTACGGCCGCTGTTGTATCCGTACTCAATCTGTGGGTTTTATTGCGGGTTCGCATTCCGGCGGAAGAAGCGGCGTTGACCGCCTACACCGATTACAGGAAAGCCATGCCCTGCCGCCGCTGGCTGCCCGGGCACAAAGAATCGACGGAAAATTAA
- a CDS encoding ChaB family protein has product MSRLAMDVEEIPLHDLVTEHLSERAKEIYSSSFHMVWIHTQGERVERQKIAHQVAWDRLKQEYTQPVRSPIQVDPGSFELKKK; this is encoded by the coding sequence GTGAGCCGATTGGCAATGGATGTGGAAGAGATTCCGCTGCATGACCTCGTTACTGAACATCTGTCCGAACGGGCCAAGGAAATATACAGCTCATCCTTTCATATGGTTTGGATTCATACTCAAGGGGAACGGGTGGAGCGGCAGAAAATCGCCCACCAAGTGGCCTGGGACCGCCTAAAGCAAGAATACACCCAGCCTGTGCGATCTCCGATCCAAGTGGATCCCGGATCGTTTGAGCTGAAAAAGAAATAA